ACCGAGCGCAATAGTTTTAGGGATCTGACTCGTTCTCCCATCTTATACGGGCACATTAAGGCATCGAAAATTAGATGTGTTCCTGCTTCTACTAAAATAACTAGTCTAACTTTGGGAAATGCGGCTCGTGTACCTTCGGCGACTACCGGGACGACCAAAAACCCTGGCATTTTCATCGCTATCTGGTATATCTAGACAGGTTCCATCAATCACTACAATTCGTAATCCATTTAAAAAAGCTCCTACTGTTTCCTGAGTTGCCATCGGTTGTACCAACTGATGAAACAACTGTCTCATTACTCCTGCTCCCAATCGCTGTCTGGCTTGAGTGATCGCTGATTTACATGGAATACGCCAATATTTACCAACTTTTACCCATGCCTCTGAAAGACCATCAATGAGATTTTTCAGTACATCTCGCATTGAATCTCTTGACCATAGGCTCATTGCTATGATTAAGCAAACTACCAGTTGTGCTGGTAAAGAGCGATGACGTTCCTCTTTCACTTGGGATTTAGCTATCGCCTGTTCGATTGAATGCGCTGGGATAGCTATTTCTATGGCTCTGAATATCTTAGTACCTTTGAGCTTGGGCGACACTAATGAGAAGTCTTTGAGATACACTCTACTTGATTGCCATTTTGGGAAACAACACCTAGTTTATAAGACTTTGAAGCTTAACTGAACCGTATTGCACCATAAGCTGGCGGTTGAAACCGCAGCTACACAAACTTTCGTCCGCCTGCGCGGACTAAAAAATAAAGGGTATTTTAAAACCAGATTTAGTATCAGTTAGTTAAGTGCAAGTTTTCGCCCCCTACCGCAATCCACTTGCGCCGATCGCTTGACGCAAATTCCCTTGGTGTGTGGCTAACAGTTCCTCGCCAACTTCTTTAGCTACTCCAGTCCAATGCATCAACAGGGCTAATTTCACCTTTTTATCGCTGCGATCGAGTAAATCTGCGGCTGATTCGCGACTGAGATCCGTTAAATCTTTGATAATACGTAAAGCGCGATCGCGAAGCTTAGTATTAGTTACGGCGACATCTACCATCCGATTGCCGTAAACTTTCCCCAATTTCACCATTACGCCTGTAGAAATGATATTCAAAGCCATTTTAGTCACAGTTCCAGCTTTGAGGCGAGTGGAACCAGCCACAATTTCTGGCCCTACCAAGAGGCGAATATCGATATCTACATCGACGCTGACTTGGGTTTCGGGAACGCAAGCCATCATGATAGCTAAAGCGCCACGGGATTTGGCTGCTTGTAATGCTCCCCAGACATAGGGTGTAGTTCCTCCAGCCGTAATCCCAACCACTACATCAGAAGAGTTAACTAAAGCAGACGCGATCGCACTTGCCCCATCTTCTAATCTATCTTCCAATGCTTCGGAACTTTTGAGCAAGGCTGGAGCGCCACCAGCGAGAATTCCTTGTACCAATTCTGGATCGGTACAGAAAGTTGGGGGACACTCGGCGGCATCTAACACTCCCAATCTACCACTAGTTCCTGCCCCCACATAGAATAAACGTCCGCCTTGGCGCAACCTTTCCGCAGTGCGATCGACTGTCTCGGCTAATTGAGTTCGCGCCCCAGCTATAGCCTTGAGAGTTTGGGCATCCTCTTGATTAAATAAGTCTACTAATTCTAATGCCGTCAAACTGTCTAAATTTTGACTATTAGGATTATTTTGTTCTGTAAGTAAATGCCCGCGTTCTGGGAAGCTATTCATTTGAGATTGGTTCGGTGTTGGGTGTTGATTCTAAAAAAAAAGAGAAAATTGACACGTTAGCGACTCAATCGTCCGCTTAGCTACCGTTAGAAATCCTAAGTGCCATGAAGATGCTAGGTAATTTACAACAATCCTTCTAGACGACGGCGAATTTTTTCTAGTTCTAGATCTGCTAAAGACGACTCTGGTTCAGAAGTAGGAGGTTGAGTAGTCTCTTTATCCCAATCTTGCGCCTCTAGATTAGCTTCCGGGGGAACCGCTAGCATTCCATCTTCAATTAATTCAGCATCGTAGTCAGCACTTTGGCAAAAATCTTCAATTTCTTCCGCATCAATCTCTTCAACCGTCGGAACGGGAAAATCCTGCGCTTCTAGCATCAAAGCATAACGTTCGGCATCATCTGACGATACAAACATTAATACCGTATTGCGATCGCCTATCTTAATGGTATGAATCCCTTCATTTTCCGTTCTCGCATTATACAAAAGTACAAAAACCCGCATGATTCTAACTACCCCTGTGAATATAGTTTTTTATTTTTATCCGATTGTATTCTCCTACGTTAGTGTGCGAAAGAGGGTATTAAGAGAGATGGGGAAGAGGGGGAGATATATAGATAGATCCTAACTTCTGACTTCTGACTTCTGACTTCATTAAAATACTCTACCGTAACGAGCGATCGCTTCTTGGTGCGGATCGGCTTGTAATTCTAACCATGCCCACATTTGATCTCCAAAGCAAAAATGCCACCATTCGTTTGGATGCTGACGAAATCCTGCGGCAAACATCACTTCTTTGAGTAATTCTCGATACTGATTATATTGGCGTTCTTTGGCTACTTTAGAAGTAGCAAAGTAGTTTGGATGAGATTTAGCCGAAATTTCATCTATTTCTCCTCCCATATCCACAATTTGACCCATTTCATCAACTAATGTGACATCTACGGCTGCGCCTGTACTGTGTGGGGGAGGAGTTTCGCGATCGATACAAGGTGGTGCCCAAAATTGATAAACTTGTTCCCAAAGAGAGATTTCTTGATTTTCAGAGAGATTATCTGCGTTCAATCCCCTTGTGCTTAAGAGTTGATTGAAGGTGTAATCTACCATAAACTGCTGAACTTCTACCGGACGATAAGCGTCAAAGATCTGAATTTGCCATTTAGGAAAGACTTTTTGTAATGAAGTTTGGGCATCCCATAAGCGGGCGATCGCGCTTTGCCTGAGATAATAGGGTGATAGATTGCCGTAGGGCGCGCCTAATTGTGTATATGGGTGTGGGGAGGCTATAGCAAAACTATCCATATCTATGGCTACTAGAGGTTCCCCACAATCAATAATCGGGATTTGCTGATAAGGTTTTTTCAGTGGCATCATTTTAAATAGGATAGGACTGACGCAAATTGAGAAATTTTACACCATATGTACGGTAGGGTGGGCATTCATTGGTGTCAATTTAATGGTAAAAGCCTTGCTCCGCCGTGAACTCAAGTTCACGGCTCATAGCTCAAGTCCACTCAAGTGGACTAAAACCTCTCTGTAGTCCTCTATCACTGCGTGACGCTACGCGAACAGAGGACTTTGGCTATGAGACAGGGGTTTTCAACCCCTGGCGGTTGTAGCTCAAAACCAGGGTGCAGCAATTATTCAATCCTTAAGTTGATACCGATGGTGGTCAATGCTCACCCTACTTTAACCTCAATGTTGACAATCAGTACCTTTTTCGGGAACGGGATCGTAGCCTCCAGGGGTGAAAGGATGACACCGCAAGATGCGCCGCAAGGCTAGCCAACTACCTTTAATTGCTCCAAATCTCTCGATCGCTTCAATGGCATACTGAGAACAGGTAGGCTGAAATCGACAGGTTGGGGGAAACATGGGGGAAATAGCCAGCCGATAAAACCTAATTAACACCAACAATAATATCTTCATAAATTTGAGCAAAAAAGCGTTTTTTGATGGACTTTATACCTATTCCCGATGTCTGGATACACGTCTGTTTAGTTGCAGCTTATTTAGCTATCATTGTTCTAGTTGCAGAATTGTCCCACCTTTATCATCTCCTGAACCCAGAAAAGGTGAGGAAAGTGGTGCATATTGGTACGGGTAATGCCATTTTATTAGCTTGGTGGCTAGATTTGCCGGCTTGGGTAGCGATCGCAGCTTCGGCTATTGCGAGTATTATTGCTCTAATTTCCTATAAATTCCCCATTCTACCTGGTGTGAATAGTGTCGGTCGTCAAAGTTTCGGCACCTTCTTCTATGGTGTTAGTATTGGCGTGCTAGTAGCTTGGTTTTGGAATTTAAACAAACCTGAATACGCCGCGATCGGGATTTTAGTCATGGCATGGGGGGATGGGTTTGCAGCCCTTATC
The DNA window shown above is from Merismopedia glauca CCAP 1448/3 and carries:
- the murQ gene encoding N-acetylmuramic acid 6-phosphate etherase, giving the protein MNSFPERGHLLTEQNNPNSQNLDSLTALELVDLFNQEDAQTLKAIAGARTQLAETVDRTAERLRQGGRLFYVGAGTSGRLGVLDAAECPPTFCTDPELVQGILAGGAPALLKSSEALEDRLEDGASAIASALVNSSDVVVGITAGGTTPYVWGALQAAKSRGALAIMMACVPETQVSVDVDIDIRLLVGPEIVAGSTRLKAGTVTKMALNIISTGVMVKLGKVYGNRMVDVAVTNTKLRDRALRIIKDLTDLSRESAADLLDRSDKKVKLALLMHWTGVAKEVGEELLATHQGNLRQAIGASGLR
- a CDS encoding DUF3110 domain-containing protein, with protein sequence MRVFVLLYNARTENEGIHTIKIGDRNTVLMFVSSDDAERYALMLEAQDFPVPTVEEIDAEEIEDFCQSADYDAELIEDGMLAVPPEANLEAQDWDKETTQPPTSEPESSLADLELEKIRRRLEGLL
- a CDS encoding diacylglycerol/polyprenol kinase family protein, with the protein product MDFIPIPDVWIHVCLVAAYLAIIVLVAELSHLYHLLNPEKVRKVVHIGTGNAILLAWWLDLPAWVAIAASAIASIIALISYKFPILPGVNSVGRQSFGTFFYGVSIGVLVAWFWNLNKPEYAAIGILVMAWGDGFAALIGQAFGTHPYTIGGMKKSWEGSLTMVVISYAIASSILWAIQGNIWQTWLVALAVALVATALEAFSRWGIDNLTVPLASAGVCWWLNQIWLS
- the yidD gene encoding membrane protein insertion efficiency factor YidD, which translates into the protein MKILLLVLIRFYRLAISPMFPPTCRFQPTCSQYAIEAIERFGAIKGSWLALRRILRCHPFTPGGYDPVPEKGTDCQH
- a CDS encoding M15 family metallopeptidase, producing the protein MMPLKKPYQQIPIIDCGEPLVAIDMDSFAIASPHPYTQLGAPYGNLSPYYLRQSAIARLWDAQTSLQKVFPKWQIQIFDAYRPVEVQQFMVDYTFNQLLSTRGLNADNLSENQEISLWEQVYQFWAPPCIDRETPPPHSTGAAVDVTLVDEMGQIVDMGGEIDEISAKSHPNYFATSKVAKERQYNQYRELLKEVMFAAGFRQHPNEWWHFCFGDQMWAWLELQADPHQEAIARYGRVF